The Myxococcales bacterium genome contains the following window.
GCGTCGGCCTGAGGGTCCGAAGCCCGACATCAACGTCACCCCGCTGGTCGACGTCGTCCTCGTGCTGCTGATCATCTTCATGGTCGTGATCCCGCAGATGGAGGCGGGCGCCACCGTCAACGTGCCGGGCGCCGCCAACCCCGACGCGCAGACCGATCTCAAGAACCCGCCGATCACGCTGTCGATGACCGCGGCCGGGGGCCTGTACCTCGAGAAGCGCGGCGTCACGCGCGACGAGCTGATGCCGCTCTTGCGCCAGGCCCGCGCGGCGTCGCCGCGGAGCAAGCTCGTGCTCAAGGGCGACCGCGCGGTCAGCTACGGCGCGATGCGCGCGCTGTTCCGCGAGTGTCAGGGCATCGGCTTCCCCGGCGTGTCGCTGCAGGTCGGCGACAAGAGCAGCGGGGAGAGCTGAGCCATGGCCGTCGAACTCAACGTCGGTGGCGGCAAGGGCCGGCGCAGCAACGTGCGCCCGTCGATGAACGTGACGCCGCTGGTCGACGTCGTGCTCGTGCTGTTGATCATCTTCATGGTCATCGCGCCGATGATGGTCAAGCAGTTCTGGTTGCACGTCCCCAAGAAGGAGGCGGCGACCAACCCCGAGGCGCAGGCGCCCAGCGACGGCCCGGTGCCGGTGGTCGTCACCGTCCGCGCCGACCGCTCGGTGTGGATCAACAAGGACCGGGTCGAGATCGCCGCGCTCGGCGATCGGCTCCAGCGCATCTTCGCCGCGCGCACCGACCGGCTGGTGTTCTTCGACGCCGAGGACGCCGTGCCCTACGGCGAGGCGATGCGCGTGCTCGACGCCGCGCGGGGCGGCGGCGCGGCGAACATCGCGGTCCTCACGGACGCGGTCCGTTGAACCGTCGCCGCGGTGGCGCGCGCGATCGCCGGGCGCGTCGGGGGGCGTCGGGGCGCGTCGGGGCGCGTCGGGCGCCCGCGTCGCGGGCGTTCGCTTCGTGTCGCAACCGAACCGAGATCGAGGCCGAGATCGAGATCGAGATCGAAGCCGAGATCGAGATCGTCATTCATCCCGCGACCCGGAGAGGTTGCTCGTTCGTTGCGAGCGCGCCACCGAGCCACGACCTGTCTGCCATTAGCTGGCCTCACCATGCGCCCTGACTCGCCGATGCGCTCCCGCTGTCCTCATCTGCGCGTGTTCCTGCTCGCCGCCGCGCTCGGCGGCGGTGCGGCGGTCGCGTCGGCGCAGCCGCTCACGACGCCGGGCCCGGATGCGACGCAGGCCCCGACGCCGGCTCCGGTTCCGCGCACGCCTCCGGTTCCGGCTCCGACTCCGGATCCAGGTCCGGACGCGGTACCGGCTCCGACTCCGGCTCCGACTCCGGATCCAGTTCCGGACGCGGTACCGGCTCCGGCTCCGGTACCGCTCCTCCGGCTCCGGCTCCGGCTCCGGATCCCGACACGACTCCGGCGCCGCTCCCCGATCCCGGCGCCGCGCCCGACCCGGCCCCCACGCTCGACGAGCCCGTCGAGCTCCCGGCGGCCAGCGTCGGCGTGCGCGGCACGGCCATCGACGCCGAGACCGGCACGCCGCTGCCGGGCGTGACCATCGCGGTCGTCGGCGGGGCCGGGCAGGTCGCGACCACCGACGACGACGGGCGCTTCACGCTGCCGCTGCCGCGCGGGACCTACGTGCTGCGGGTCCGCGCCGAGCTGTACCAGGTGCGCCGGATCCGTGGCGTCGTGGTCCGCGGCGGGCTCACCCAGCTCGACCTCAAGCTCCGGCTCGACGACGCCGCGGTCGAGGAGGTCGTGATCGAGGCCGAGCCCGATCGCAAGAGCGAGGCCGCCAACCTGCAAGAGCGCAAGCGCTCGGCGGTGGTCCAGGACGCCGTCAGCGCCCAGGAGATCAGCCGCAGCCCTGACTCCAGCGCCGGCGACGCGGTCAAGCGCGTGGTCTCGGCCACCGTCGTCGGCGGCCGCTACGTGTTCGTGCGCGGCCTCGGCGGGCGCTACTCGACCACGCTGCTCAACGGCGTGGTCTTGCCCAGCCCGGATCCCGACTCGACCGCGGTGCCGCTCGATCTGTTCCCGGCGTCGCTGATCGCCAACCTCACCGTCGTGAAGAGCTACACGCCGGACCTGCCGGGCGCGTTCGCCGGCGGCGATCTGGTGATCAAGACCAACACCTATCCGCAGGACTTCGAGGTCAAGGCCAAGGTCTCGCTGTCCGGTGACAGCGTCTCGACCGGCAACGACCGGCTCGACTACGCCGGCGGCGGCACCGACTTCCTGGCGTTCGACGACGGCGGCCGCGCGCTGCCGTCGCTGGTGCCGACCGACCGGCCGCTGCGCGTCGGGACCAACGGCGTCGACGCCGCCACCGCCGAGCGGGTCGGCGAGACCTTCCAGAACGTCTGGAACACGTCGGCCCGGAGCGTGCTGCCCAACCTCGGCCTCGGCGCTCAGGTGGGCGACAGCTTCGCCGACCGCTGCGAGCGGAAGTACGGCTACCTGGCCACGTTCAACTACGGCTACAAGCAGGGCATCCAGGACGGCGAGGTCGCGGCCCTGCGCATCTCCGAGGGCGCGCTCGGCGTGCGCCAGCGCCTGGCCAGCCGGATCGGCACCGCGACGGCCTCGCTCGGCGGGCTGCTCAACGCCGGGGTCGAGCTGACGCCCGATCACGCGATCGACCTGCTCACGCTCTACACCCGCACCGCCGACGATCGCACCCAGGAGGTGTCGGGCTTCTCCGAGGCCGACGACGGCGAGGTGCTGGCGCGTCGGATGCAGTTCGTGACCCGCGCGATGAGCTTCACGCAGCTCACCGGGCGCCACACCCTGCCGAGCCTGCGCCGCTCGACGCTCGACTGGGAGGCCAACGTCGCGGTGATCGATCGCGACGAGCCCGACACGCGCGACATCGAGTACGACCTGCTCGACGACGGGCGCCGCCGGTTCCAGAACGGGCCGGGCAGCGCCGAGCACTTCTTCTCGCACCTCGACGACACCACCGGCGGCGGCGGGGTGACCGCGACCGTGCCGCTGGGCCCGGTCGAGCTCCGGGTCGGCGGGCTGGCGCAGTGGTCGAAGCGCCACTTCGCGGCCCGGCGCTTCCGGTTCGGCCTGCTCGGGAGCGCCGATCCGTCGGTGGTCTTCCTCGACCCCGAGCAGATGCTGTCGGCCGAGCACATCGGCCCCGACTTCCGGATCGAGGAGCGCACGCTCCAGGCCGACACCTACGACGCGTCGACCTCGCAGCTCGCGGGCTTCGCGATGGCCGACGTCACGCGGTTCGAGCCGCTGCGGATCGTCGGCGGGCTCCGCTACGAGACCGGCACGCTGGCGCTCACGCCCGGCAGCCCCTACGCCATCACCCAGCAGCCCGAGCCCGGGATCGATCGCGCCGACAGCCACGTCATGCCGGCCGTGAACGTGATCTACGCCGTGTCCGACCGCATGAACCTGCGCGCCGGCTACAGCTTCACCGTCGCCCGGCCGCAGCTGCGCGAGCTGGCGCCGTTCCTGTTCTTCGACTTCGCGCGGCGGCGCGCGGTGTCCGGCAACGTCGACCTCGTCGACACCCGCATCCACAACGGCGATCTGCGCTGGGAGTGGTTCCCGGCCGAGCGCTCGGTGCTGGCCGCGAGCGCGTTCGTGAAGCAGTTCCGCGATCCGATCGAGAGCGTCATCGTCAACGTCGCGCAGGGCGACCTCAGCTTCGCCAACGCCGCGGGCGCGTCGCTCAAGGGCGTCGAGCTCGAGGCCCGGGGCAGCCTGGACCTGCTCCACCCGAGCCTCGCGGCGTTCCGGGCCACGGGCAACCTGACGTTGATCGACTCGCAGATCGAGCTCGGGCCCGAGGCCGCGGCGCAGACCAACCAGCGGCGGCCGCTCCAGGGCCAGTCGAGCTACGTGGTCAACCTCGACCTGGGTTGGGAGCGCAAGGCAACTGGCACCGACGTGTCACTCCTCTACAACGTGTTCGGCGAACGCATCG
Protein-coding sequences here:
- a CDS encoding biopolymer transporter ExbD, producing MAVELNVGGGKGRRSNVRPSMNVTPLVDVVLVLLIIFMVIAPMMVKQFWLHVPKKEAATNPEAQAPSDGPVPVVVTVRADRSVWINKDRVEIAALGDRLQRIFAARTDRLVFFDAEDAVPYGEAMRVLDAARGGGAANIAVLTDAVR
- a CDS encoding biopolymer transporter ExbD, producing the protein MNVTPLVDVVLVLLIIFMVVIPQMEAGATVNVPGAANPDAQTDLKNPPITLSMTAAGGLYLEKRGVTRDELMPLLRQARAASPRSKLVLKGDRAVSYGAMRALFRECQGIGFPGVSLQVGDKSSGES
- a CDS encoding TonB-dependent receptor, encoding MRGTAIDAETGTPLPGVTIAVVGGAGQVATTDDDGRFTLPLPRGTYVLRVRAELYQVRRIRGVVVRGGLTQLDLKLRLDDAAVEEVVIEAEPDRKSEAANLQERKRSAVVQDAVSAQEISRSPDSSAGDAVKRVVSATVVGGRYVFVRGLGGRYSTTLLNGVVLPSPDPDSTAVPLDLFPASLIANLTVVKSYTPDLPGAFAGGDLVIKTNTYPQDFEVKAKVSLSGDSVSTGNDRLDYAGGGTDFLAFDDGGRALPSLVPTDRPLRVGTNGVDAATAERVGETFQNVWNTSARSVLPNLGLGAQVGDSFADRCERKYGYLATFNYGYKQGIQDGEVAALRISEGALGVRQRLASRIGTATASLGGLLNAGVELTPDHAIDLLTLYTRTADDRTQEVSGFSEADDGEVLARRMQFVTRAMSFTQLTGRHTLPSLRRSTLDWEANVAVIDRDEPDTRDIEYDLLDDGRRRFQNGPGSAEHFFSHLDDTTGGGGVTATVPLGPVELRVGGLAQWSKRHFAARRFRFGLLGSADPSVVFLDPEQMLSAEHIGPDFRIEERTLQADTYDASTSQLAGFAMADVTRFEPLRIVGGLRYETGTLALTPGSPYAITQQPEPGIDRADSHVMPAVNVIYAVSDRMNLRAGYSFTVARPQLRELAPFLFFDFARRRAVSGNVDLVDTRIHNGDLRWEWFPAERSVLAASAFVKQFRDPIESVIVNVAQGDLSFANAAGASLKGVELEARGSLDLLHPSLAAFRATGNLTLIDSQIELGPEAAAQTNQRRPLQGQSSYVVNLDLGWERKATGTDVSLLYNVFGERIAEVGVEGLPDVYEQPFHRLDLSASQALPQHLKLKFAATNLLNQDVVVQQGEFAVQKYRPGVAVSAALEWSP